The window TTTTCGTCTTCGTCACAGAATGCTGCGTCGACACCTACTTTTAACAATATTTGAACAACGTCTGTATGTCCCTCCTTGCATGCAATATAAAATGGAGTTCGGTTATGCCAATCACATTTTGATATTATGGCCTTATCTTTAGTTATTAATTTTTTGACAGCCTTAATTGATCCATTTCTGCATGCTACGAATAACGCAGAACATCCGTTATTATCCAGTTTAAACATGTCTGCATTATGGTCTAGCAGTTTTGAAACCGTATCTGAACAGTTCCTTTGACTTGCTACATAAAGTGGCGTAATTCCTTTGCCGTCAGCATCATTCACGTTCGCGCCCCTATCTAATAAGAAACTTATAATATTACATTGGTCGTTCTGGGCAGCTGCAAATATGGGTGTTCTACCTGAATTATCCTGCTTTCTCATTTCCTCCTTACCATCTGTACTTTTTTCAAGAAGAATTTCAGCGATTTCTCGGTGGCCATTTAAACAAGCTTTAAGAAAGGAGGAACATCCATGTATATCTTTTGCAAGAATATTTGCtccttttttaattaatatttgagCAATATCTTTATATCCTTCTTCACACGCAGAGTATAACGGAGTTCTTTTCTTGTTGTCGCATAATAATACGTCTGCCTTATGATTTTGTAAAAGCTCtttaacaacattaaaatgtcCTCTTGCTGATGCAACGAATAATGCAGTTCTTCCAAATGCGTCAGTATCATTTACATCACAATCCATTTCATCGAGCAGCATTTTGACAACATCTGCATGACCCTCCCAAGCGCTTTCAATTAATGGAATACCTATTTTGTGATCATTAAAGTAAATATTACATTTCAAACAGTCGTAATCGTCAACACTCTCGTCTCTTCTATCTACCTTTGTATTTACTTTTAATTGACTAAGTATTtccataaatttttgttttctgtctTTACAGTAATCACAAAATTTCTCTCTGTAATCATTTTCCTTTAATTGTATATTATGAAAAGAACTGTATGTATCACCTTTTTCTAAATCTAACAGAAGTctatcaaaatatcttttatagTATTTCGGGTAAAGAATAACTGCTTTGTCAGGAACTTCATTTTTTGAATCTAATTAAAATCGTTGCGCTATAAACGACCCTGATGAATATTCGATAAAGCACTCTGTAAACTCGTTGCCGCAAATAACTGCAGCAATATTGTGAATTTTTTCATGAATGAGGTGATAAGTAGTACCAGTCCTACGAAAATAAAGCAAATCTGTCTTCAGAAATTCCTCTTGCATGCGTTTTATTGTTGATTCTTTCTTTAAGTTTAGGCCTATTTCTTCTGCCGCAAATTTGACTTTTTCAGGCATTGAACCGACTTTCAGCCACTCGGATTTAAATGTGTTATCAAATAACGTGCATAACGCAATGATACAAAACCTGTGATTGTTTTTATCCTTCAATTCATTCAgatcatttttaatatatttaactgGATCGGAAAACAATGTTCTTATTTCATCATAACTTTTTCCTTGTGCGAGTTTGCAAAGTAAAGGGATCTCAATTTCCTTACTATTCATATATTGTGCAGTGCCCACACCATttggtaaatatttgtttagcatATCTGTTGTCTCCTTTTCCGAGAGAGGATATTTGGATAACAGACAAACATAGGGATGGAGTGTAATCTGTAAGCTATGGAAACTAGGATCATTATATATATTCTCATTGCaagatattaatatttttgtttttcctcTCACTCTTTCACGTCGGTCAACCCCAGGCGAACTTGCttcattaataatttgtaaaaCTTTGTCAATATCTAAGCCCCATATATCTATGTGCTGAGAGTTAACCCTTTCCTTACCACATAAATCATCAACGATAAATATTTGATTTCTCTTTCGATTGTAGAAatgtattatgttttttggtTCCATAACTATAGGAATAATATCGTAATCTTCATTATCACTCTTAATGAGAGCAATATGCTGCAAAATGGACGATTTACCATTACCCGGGCGTCCAACTACAACTACACATTTTTTGTCTGAAAGCTGTTGCATAACATTGCGAAACGCCTGGGTTTCTATTATCATGTTGTCTTTGGAGTTCCAATCTTTAATATGACTATCATGCAAATCTAagtaatataaattcaaaaacaaattgaatgaaTACAATAGTTTATCTATTCGACAACAACACAGTTCTAAAATACACTTCAACAATAGAGACAATAATTGGTGCAATTATAAGAGACAAATGAGAGATATGAGTGTTTATTATCGTCTTTTACGGGTCAAAGCCACAAGCTTTTGCGGATTAAAATATTGTAATGGGATATACATGTCAACATTGGGTTGTACAAGACTTGCTTGTTTAAGTAAACCAGGTAACAGTCTGCGGGAATACATGTAACCCAGCCGCAAACAGTATTGTCTTTCATGATAAATTCGTTTTGTGTTTTCTCTAAATGTCACGTGCTTGATAGAGAAGAAACACGTTGACTTCACCCAGCCGGGAAAGGATATACGTTTGCTACCCGATGACCACAGGAAGCATTTAAATGTGGGATATATGAGACTAAAAAGCTGATCTGTGATCTACTACTCATTAAGAGTACATCCGgtatacatgatataagaatTCGTTGAACAACGATGACCAAAAGATGTGAAAGTGCATTACACTTTTAAGCTTGTTACCCTCGAAGAAGTTTGATACCAATTTAATGCTTAAGAAGCTCACACTTTTTTCCCCGAGGACAATTTTTGTGTATCATTTAAACGTTATATAATGTTAATAATGTATGCTATTTTTATACTAGTCAATTTAcaggtcctttatagcttgctggttAATtggagccaaggctccgtgctgAAGACCGCATTTTGACCTATCATGGTTCacgtttacaaattgtgactgggatggagagttgtctcattggcacttatatcacatcttcttatatctatcttcATTATATCAATATCAGGGGAATCCATGAAGTAAATGTGGGATGAATGTGAAAACAAATTACATGGAATATAATAATCACATACCGCTTTCCTTTAAATTTAAGACTCTCCGATTTGGAGTATCTGTTAAAAATGTGTGAAAACATGCATGTAACAACAGAGGGATACTCTGACGGTAGGACAAAAGTTAAGCAATAAAAGTAGCTCCAAGGGAGCAGGGGGTAAACACCAATAATCATGTGTAAGAGTGGTTATAAACAGTAGAAATTTCAGTGAGGGAAAGTTCGAAGTTTTCGGTTTTTTTTACTGGATATTGATTGTACACTATTTTCAGCTGAATTATTTATAGCCTTAATCATTTAAATACTATTGAACGATATATAGCATTCCTTTTTAGCAAATTATAAGTCACCGAAGAATCGAAGGGATACACAAAATGATCATGATcaactgaaaatttaaaataagacCGTTAGAAAAAAAGCGTCTATATAAAACAACATGGAAAACTTCTTAAGACTGAGTCATAAACACCCCCTCACCCCTCACAAAAACGATGGCAATCGCAGGTTCCAGAGAATGTTAAGCAGAATAGTCTTAACATGCAATGTTCTCCCCTGGCCCTAAAGCCCTTAAAGTCCGAAGGTCTGCGTTGGTATACCTTTTGAGAGTGGTACTATCGGTCGTAGCGCGGTGGTGTAATTTGGTCTGCAGTGCTAAATGTTTAGTAAatcgttaaaaaaaattaacgacatGTTAAATCTTTTCCAAGAGGTATAAAAATCCACGTGAAATTTTTAACAAGTACGTTGATAAGTTTATATCACGTGATTGACTTGGCAAATACTTTGTTAACAAACAGTGCCGACACTTTGACAAAAGGACGGGatgttttttgtaaataatatatagTTGGCGCATTACTCATAATTGACAATTACATATTTCACAATTCTTTATGAGCACGTATATCAAGCTTTCCTTGTCATACATATACCAATTTCAAAATTCACGTTGTCAAATGCAGAACGTCGTAAGACATATTATTTCATAATTAGCGTCAAAAGTGTACTATATAAGAAGTTACTCACTTCGAACTTCCTCTGGTATTTTGTCGTTGTACAAGTCATCTATATCTATGTTAATTTCTTCAGGTGTTTCTATCACGCTCTCTAAAATTATGTAAATACTTCTTTCACATGATTTGACATAAGAGTTTCATATCATATAAAGTCCCTTCTCTAAAAGATTTAACTAACAACTAGTTTTGGTGAATGCATTACAAAAAGGTCAGATCTTATTGAAAACAACGTAAATCAATAAAGAACAAAATCTTACCTTTGCTTTGTTCAATCTGGTTTGCCAGTTCGGCATACATATCATTACTACGTAACGCATTAATAAATTCTGTGTATGGCACAGGATCATGATTCAATATTATCTCAAAAAGTCTAAAATTCTTTCTGCGTTGTCCAACACATATTTGTATTGATTCTTGTTCTAATACAGTTAGTTCCTCTTTGTCTGTTAAAAACCGTACTATGTCTTTGTTTTTTACAGTAGTAATGATATCATTGCAGTTCAATTTTAAAGCTGCTTTGCATCTGTTAGACTctaaataaaaagtataaacacATTTACTTAAGCTTGCAACACATGACCGCTAAAAGGGAGtatattaattgattaattgtttGTGCATGTGTTAGTGTGTTGACAATAGATTCGGCCGGAACAAGTATGTCATTATGTATCTAATCGTTGAAGGTTTAAACGGCTAATGACAAAAGATGAATTTGATTATCAGTTCTGAAAACGATACAATGTACCATCATAGTTTGTAAATTAAACTAATCTGTAATAACTTAGTAAATCTTCA of the Mytilus galloprovincialis chromosome 8, xbMytGall1.hap1.1, whole genome shotgun sequence genome contains:
- the LOC143042409 gene encoding uncharacterized protein LOC143042409 is translated as MTFQRKAAITTTILTASFVLIFVGTLSGSKILECCRNVTRITIEKTVEMKLKDEVTKRQDIIFESNRCKAALKLNCNDIITTVKNKDIVRFLTDKEELTVLEQESIQICVGQRRKNFRLFEIILNHDPVPYTEFINALRSNDMYAELANQIEQSKESVIETPEEINIDIDDLYNDKIPEEVRNLHDSHIKDWNSKDNMIIETQAFRNVMQQLSDKKCVVVVGRPGNGKSSILQHIALIKSDNEDYDIIPIVMEPKNIIHFYNRKRNQIFIVDDLCGKERVNSQHIDIWGLDIDKVLQIINEASSPGVDRRERVRGKTKILISCNENIYNDPSFHSLQITLHPYVCLLSKYPLSEKETTDMLNKYLPNGVGTAQYMNSKEIEIPLLCKLAQGKSYDEIRTLFSDPVKYIKNDLNELKDKNNHRFCIIALCTLFDNTFKSEWLKVGSMPEKVKFAAEEIGLNLKKESTIKRMQEEFLKTDLLYFRRTGTTYHLIHEKIHNIAAVICGNEFTECFIEYSSGSFIAQRF